Proteins encoded together in one Triticum dicoccoides isolate Atlit2015 ecotype Zavitan chromosome 7B, WEW_v2.0, whole genome shotgun sequence window:
- the LOC119336904 gene encoding pumilio homolog 24-like isoform X1 produces the protein MVGGRDHQQEESRGGGGGTKGKPQPVTAKEKRVTAKEVSESRKPDYNLKKDIEVLWGKMIGRHLSKEDIIKLVTEALRKMDWKYLEFLDPIHVCSGSHTQESGKVRTHIIRILKKQIMKLDVSDYGCLVLFEELTKQLKEIILIRPGDANCCSYCTHFAHII, from the exons ATGGTCGGTGGCCGCGACCACCAACAAGAGGAatcgcgaggcggcggcggcggcaccaaGGGGAAGCCGCAGCCCGTCACTGCCAAGGAAAAGCGGGTCACAGCTAAG GAAGTGTCGGAGTCGAGGAAGCCCGACTACAACCTTAAGAAA GACATCGAAGTACTATGGGGAAAGATGATAGGTCGTCATTTGAGCAAGGAGGATATAATCAA GCTAGTTACCGAGGCCCTCCGTAAAATGGATTGGAAATATTTGGAATTTCTGGATCCCAT ACATGTGTGTAGTGGTTCTCACACTCAAGAGAGTGGCAAG GTTAGGACGCATATTATCAGAATCTTGAAGAAGCAGATTATGAAGCTTGATGTCAGTGATTATGGATGCCTT GTTCTATTTGAAGAGCTGACAAAGCAGTTAAAGGAAATCATATTGATAAG ACCGGGAGACGCCAATTGCTGCAGCTATTGCACACACTTTGCTCACATTATCTGA
- the LOC119336904 gene encoding pumilio homolog 24-like isoform X2 — MVGGRDHQQEESRGGGGGTKGKPQPVTAKEKRVTAKEVSESRKPDYNLKKDIEVLWGKMIGRHLSKEDIIKLVTEALRKMDWKYLEFLDPIHVCSGSHTQESGKVRTHIIRILKKQIMKLDVSDYGCLVLFEELTKQLKEIILISLNRSIFDQV; from the exons ATGGTCGGTGGCCGCGACCACCAACAAGAGGAatcgcgaggcggcggcggcggcaccaaGGGGAAGCCGCAGCCCGTCACTGCCAAGGAAAAGCGGGTCACAGCTAAG GAAGTGTCGGAGTCGAGGAAGCCCGACTACAACCTTAAGAAA GACATCGAAGTACTATGGGGAAAGATGATAGGTCGTCATTTGAGCAAGGAGGATATAATCAA GCTAGTTACCGAGGCCCTCCGTAAAATGGATTGGAAATATTTGGAATTTCTGGATCCCAT ACATGTGTGTAGTGGTTCTCACACTCAAGAGAGTGGCAAG GTTAGGACGCATATTATCAGAATCTTGAAGAAGCAGATTATGAAGCTTGATGTCAGTGATTATGGATGCCTT GTTCTATTTGAAGAGCTGACAAAGCAGTTAAAGGAAATCATATTGATAAG CTTAAACAGGTCCATCTTTGACCAAGTATAG
- the LOC119336904 gene encoding uncharacterized protein LOC119336904 isoform X3 encodes MVGGRDHQQEESRGGGGGTKGKPQPVTAKEKRVTAKDIEVLWGKMIGRHLSKEDIIKLVTEALRKMDWKYLEFLDPIHVCSGSHTQESGKVRTHIIRILKKQIMKLDVSDYGCLVLFEELTKQLKEIILIRPGDANCCSYCTHFAHII; translated from the exons ATGGTCGGTGGCCGCGACCACCAACAAGAGGAatcgcgaggcggcggcggcggcaccaaGGGGAAGCCGCAGCCCGTCACTGCCAAGGAAAAGCGGGTCACAGCTAAG GACATCGAAGTACTATGGGGAAAGATGATAGGTCGTCATTTGAGCAAGGAGGATATAATCAA GCTAGTTACCGAGGCCCTCCGTAAAATGGATTGGAAATATTTGGAATTTCTGGATCCCAT ACATGTGTGTAGTGGTTCTCACACTCAAGAGAGTGGCAAG GTTAGGACGCATATTATCAGAATCTTGAAGAAGCAGATTATGAAGCTTGATGTCAGTGATTATGGATGCCTT GTTCTATTTGAAGAGCTGACAAAGCAGTTAAAGGAAATCATATTGATAAG ACCGGGAGACGCCAATTGCTGCAGCTATTGCACACACTTTGCTCACATTATCTGA